Proteins co-encoded in one Saprospira grandis genomic window:
- the dnaE gene encoding DNA polymerase III subunit alpha produces the protein MEDFVHLHCHTQFSLLDGASNIGVMMDKAAADGMKAVALTDHGNMFGAFKFVAEAEKRDLKPIVGCEFYLVEDRHRRSFSKAKGERDRRFHQLLLAKNQQGYQNLSKLCSLGFIEGLYSKFPRIDKELIEKYHEGLIATSCCIGAEIPQAIMHGKVDEAEQKLKWWLDLFGEDFYIEIQRHRGLENIDGLGISQEDINQQLLKFAKKYDVKVIATNDSHYVEEDDWTAHDMLLCINTGSLVQDQNRFKFSSSDYYFKTKQQMNNLFLDRPDSIANTIEIYDKIDKLKLARDVLLPAFPLPQEFKTQDDYLRHLTYEGAKRRYGSITPAIKERLDFELEVIRQSGYPGYFLIVQDFTTVARELKVSVGPGRGSAAGSAVAYCVGITNVDPIKYDLLFERFLNPSRVSMPDIDIDFDDVGREKVIQYVIDKYGQNQVAQIITYGSMAARSSLRDVGRVMDVPLPEVDRVAKTFPSHLSATLKKVLGKDGVDPKLLGKLNSDEKAQAEEFRQLAAGQDTIGEMIRNAKKLEGSIRSTGIHACGVVITPDDITNYVPVTVAKDSNLLVSQFDNSVAEDAGLLKMDFLGLKTLSIIKDAVAMIKENHGVDIEPDELPLDDPKTYELFQRGETVGIFQYESAGMQKHMRALEPTTFADLIAMNALYRPGPLQYIPEFIDRKHGRKPIVYDLPDMEEYLSETYGITVYQEQVMLLSQKLAGFSKGEADTLRKAMGKKKKKLIDQMFPKFEKGGVERGHPKDVLKKIWQDWEAFASYAFNKSHSTCYAFVAFQTAYLKAHYPAEFMASVLSHNKDNMESVSFFIAECKAQGVDVLGPDVNESKLDFYATPKGRIRFGLSALKGVGQGPVEAILEAREEAAFTDLVDMTQRINLRAANRRCFESLVLGGAMDAFGLPRAAYFAPYDDRQSYLEAVIKYGNAFQKQKNDFSQSLFGATAMEESMPPPKVPEADPWPLLTRLKKEKEVAGFYLSGHPLDDYKLAVQRLCKPINEMDQYKNREMAIGGIVDEVEHRVSKKGKSFAFVTVEDYTGRYRMGLFGENYLKFRHLLNLDAVIYIKGKYQPRWNNPHEFELRINEIRLMDAVSEEKIRGVTINLPIQQLNEQLMEQLDYVCSKHPGEQELEVNLLDIVERLKLTLLSKNRRISADDAFVDALKKLGLEYKLSS, from the coding sequence ATGGAAGATTTTGTACATCTACATTGTCATACGCAATTTTCTTTGCTCGATGGGGCTTCGAACATTGGGGTGATGATGGATAAGGCGGCTGCAGATGGGATGAAAGCCGTAGCTTTGACCGACCATGGAAATATGTTTGGGGCCTTTAAGTTTGTGGCCGAGGCCGAAAAACGAGACCTAAAACCCATTGTCGGCTGTGAATTTTATTTGGTAGAAGACCGGCATCGCCGCAGTTTTTCTAAGGCCAAAGGCGAGCGAGACCGCCGTTTTCATCAGTTGTTATTGGCCAAAAACCAGCAGGGCTATCAAAACCTATCCAAGCTTTGTTCGCTGGGCTTTATTGAAGGGCTCTACTCCAAATTCCCTAGAATTGATAAGGAGCTGATTGAAAAATATCATGAGGGCCTGATTGCCACTAGCTGCTGTATTGGGGCCGAGATTCCCCAAGCCATTATGCACGGCAAAGTGGATGAGGCCGAGCAAAAACTCAAGTGGTGGCTCGATCTTTTTGGGGAAGATTTCTACATTGAAATTCAAAGACACCGAGGGCTAGAAAACATTGACGGTCTGGGCATTAGCCAGGAAGACATCAACCAGCAGCTCTTGAAGTTTGCCAAAAAATATGATGTAAAAGTCATTGCCACCAACGACTCTCATTATGTAGAGGAGGATGATTGGACGGCCCACGATATGTTGCTTTGTATCAATACGGGCTCTTTGGTGCAGGACCAAAACCGCTTTAAGTTTTCGAGTTCTGACTACTACTTTAAGACCAAGCAGCAGATGAACAACTTGTTCTTAGATCGGCCCGATTCGATTGCGAACACCATAGAAATCTATGACAAAATTGACAAGCTCAAGCTGGCCCGAGATGTCCTTTTGCCGGCCTTCCCCCTGCCCCAAGAGTTTAAGACGCAGGATGATTATCTGCGGCATTTGACCTATGAGGGCGCCAAGCGTCGTTATGGAAGCATCACGCCTGCCATTAAGGAGCGTTTGGACTTTGAGCTGGAGGTGATTCGGCAGTCGGGTTATCCTGGCTACTTCCTGATTGTGCAAGATTTTACCACCGTAGCCAGAGAATTAAAAGTATCGGTGGGGCCAGGTCGGGGTTCTGCTGCGGGTTCTGCCGTGGCCTATTGTGTGGGGATTACCAATGTGGACCCCATCAAGTACGACCTCCTATTTGAGCGTTTCCTCAATCCGAGTCGGGTATCTATGCCCGATATTGATATTGACTTTGATGATGTGGGTCGGGAGAAAGTGATTCAGTACGTCATTGATAAATATGGGCAAAACCAAGTGGCCCAAATTATTACTTATGGCTCTATGGCCGCCCGCTCCTCTTTGCGAGATGTGGGTCGGGTAATGGATGTGCCCCTGCCCGAGGTGGACCGAGTGGCCAAGACCTTCCCTTCTCATCTGAGCGCCACCCTCAAAAAGGTATTGGGCAAAGATGGAGTAGATCCCAAGTTATTGGGCAAGCTCAATAGTGATGAAAAAGCCCAGGCCGAGGAGTTCCGCCAATTGGCCGCAGGTCAAGACACCATTGGCGAGATGATCCGCAATGCCAAAAAGCTAGAGGGCTCTATCCGAAGTACGGGCATTCACGCCTGTGGGGTGGTGATTACGCCCGACGATATTACCAACTACGTCCCGGTGACCGTAGCCAAGGACTCTAACCTCCTGGTCTCGCAGTTTGACAACTCCGTGGCTGAGGATGCCGGCTTGCTCAAGATGGACTTTTTGGGCCTCAAAACCCTAAGCATCATCAAAGATGCCGTGGCCATGATTAAGGAAAACCATGGCGTAGACATAGAACCCGATGAACTGCCCTTGGATGACCCCAAAACCTATGAGCTCTTTCAGCGAGGAGAAACTGTGGGGATTTTCCAGTATGAATCCGCGGGTATGCAAAAGCATATGCGGGCCTTGGAGCCCACCACCTTTGCGGATCTTATTGCCATGAACGCCCTTTATCGTCCGGGGCCCTTGCAGTACATCCCCGAATTTATTGATCGGAAGCATGGCCGCAAACCCATTGTTTACGATTTGCCCGATATGGAAGAATATCTGTCCGAAACCTATGGAATTACCGTCTATCAGGAGCAAGTGATGTTGCTTTCGCAGAAATTGGCTGGCTTTAGTAAAGGCGAAGCCGATACCCTGCGTAAAGCGATGGGAAAAAAGAAGAAAAAGCTCATTGATCAGATGTTTCCCAAGTTTGAAAAAGGCGGAGTAGAACGGGGCCACCCCAAGGATGTCCTCAAAAAGATCTGGCAAGACTGGGAGGCCTTTGCCTCTTATGCTTTTAATAAATCGCATTCTACCTGCTATGCCTTTGTGGCCTTTCAGACGGCCTACCTCAAAGCGCATTATCCTGCGGAATTTATGGCTTCGGTCCTTTCGCACAACAAGGATAATATGGAGAGTGTGAGTTTCTTCATTGCCGAATGTAAGGCGCAGGGCGTAGATGTTCTAGGGCCAGATGTCAATGAAAGTAAGCTCGACTTCTATGCCACCCCCAAGGGGCGCATCCGCTTTGGGCTTTCGGCCCTAAAGGGGGTGGGCCAAGGCCCCGTAGAAGCTATTTTGGAGGCCAGAGAAGAAGCGGCTTTCACGGATCTGGTCGATATGACCCAGCGCATCAATCTGCGGGCTGCCAACCGCCGATGCTTTGAAAGTTTGGTCTTGGGCGGCGCCATGGATGCCTTTGGCCTGCCTCGAGCCGCTTATTTTGCCCCCTATGATGACCGCCAAAGCTATTTGGAGGCCGTGATTAAGTATGGTAATGCCTTTCAGAAGCAGAAAAACGACTTTAGTCAGTCGCTTTTTGGCGCCACCGCCATGGAGGAAAGCATGCCCCCGCCCAAGGTCCCCGAGGCCGATCCTTGGCCCTTGTTGACCCGCCTGAAAAAGGAGAAAGAGGTGGCCGGTTTCTACCTTTCGGGCCATCCGCTAGATGACTATAAACTAGCCGTGCAGCGACTCTGTAAGCCCATCAATGAGATGGACCAATACAAAAACCGCGAAATGGCCATTGGCGGAATCGTGGATGAGGTAGAGCATCGGGTCTCTAAAAAAGGGAAATCCTTTGCCTTTGTTACCGTAGAGGATTATACGGGCCGCTACCGCATGGGCCTTTTTGGCGAAAACTACCTGAAGTTCCGCCATCTGCTCAATCTGGATGCCGTCATTTATATCAAAGGGAAATATCAACCCCGCTGGAATAATCCGCATGAGTTTGAGCTCCGCATCAATGAAATCCGTCTGATGGATGCCGTTTCTGAGGAGAAAATCCGTGGAGTGACCATCAATTTGCCCATCCAACAACTCAATGAGCAACTGATGGAACAACTGGATTATGTCTGTAGCAAACACCCCGGCGAACAAGAGCTGGAGGTCAATTTGCTCGATATAGTAGAGCGGCTGAAACTTACCCTGCTCTCCAAAAATCGCCGCATTAGTGCCGATGACGCCTTTGTGGATGCCCTGAAAAAATTGGGGCTGGAGTATAAGTTGAGTTCTTAG
- a CDS encoding leucine-rich repeat domain-containing protein: MKKILLISYCLSLSMYLFGQEKPVILFLPNDPFVDKPEEVQAKIEALYRPFEYLLKLDTILYTSLLSKEHFLGKKGGSFYLIDFTGQQYLFAEDLAQADTATEALILREPMDFPKEIGQLKNLKYLQLNLNGDMGAEIGQLQELQTLQLWQNQSGRFSSAIRKLPKLENLILSGCSTLPWPLYQLKSLKKLSIELNTEIVLSRSINQLSQLEELSWTYSSLERLDGNMAIFKRLKRLNLERNSLNSLPTTIGNWKNLRELRLSENNLETLPKAIGQCQALEQLIIQDNALATLPESMGQLKQLKTLALQGNQLERLPAGLMQAEALRILRLGDNQLRQLPEEIGHLKQLKVLNLGEDQLSNGNQLVSLPNSLGQLQQLEELIVNNNRLSSLPKSLGNCQSIRKLELINNQLTTLPSSFGQLEKLEVLLLRGNRLQVLPDSLSGLRSLEWLDLSNNNRLTALPEDIGRLDQLKNLDISGTGIKQLPKSIENLDALEFLVIHKGQISEEELRRIHKSLPFLTTYLVEKENRL, translated from the coding sequence ATGAAAAAAATATTACTTATTAGTTATTGTCTTTCTTTGTCTATGTATTTGTTTGGACAGGAAAAGCCCGTTATTCTCTTTTTACCAAATGATCCATTTGTTGATAAGCCAGAGGAGGTACAGGCAAAAATTGAGGCCTTGTATCGTCCTTTTGAGTATTTGTTGAAGCTAGATACCATTCTATATACTAGTCTGTTATCTAAAGAACATTTTTTGGGCAAAAAAGGGGGGAGCTTTTATCTAATAGATTTTACTGGCCAACAATACCTATTTGCAGAAGATTTGGCCCAGGCAGATACGGCCACAGAAGCCCTTATTTTACGGGAGCCAATGGATTTTCCCAAAGAAATTGGGCAGCTCAAAAATTTGAAGTATTTGCAACTCAACCTCAATGGAGATATGGGGGCCGAAATTGGCCAATTGCAAGAATTGCAGACCCTTCAGCTTTGGCAAAACCAAAGCGGGCGCTTTTCTTCGGCCATCAGAAAGCTACCAAAACTCGAAAACTTGATACTTTCGGGCTGCTCTACTTTGCCTTGGCCGCTTTATCAGCTTAAATCTCTGAAAAAGCTAAGTATTGAGCTCAATACAGAAATAGTTTTGTCTAGAAGCATCAATCAATTGAGCCAATTGGAAGAGCTCTCTTGGACCTACAGCAGTTTGGAGCGTTTGGATGGAAATATGGCGATATTCAAACGGCTTAAACGCCTTAATTTAGAGCGAAATAGTTTGAATAGCCTTCCCACGACAATTGGAAATTGGAAGAATTTGAGGGAGCTGAGGCTCTCCGAAAATAATCTAGAAACTTTGCCCAAGGCCATCGGGCAATGCCAAGCCTTGGAGCAGCTTATTATTCAGGATAACGCTTTGGCGACTTTGCCCGAAAGTATGGGCCAACTTAAGCAGCTCAAAACCTTAGCATTGCAAGGAAACCAATTGGAGCGCCTGCCCGCTGGCCTTATGCAGGCAGAGGCTTTGCGCATTTTGCGTTTAGGGGATAATCAGCTTAGGCAATTGCCCGAAGAGATAGGCCATTTAAAGCAGTTGAAGGTCCTTAACTTGGGGGAGGATCAACTTTCAAATGGAAATCAATTAGTAAGCCTACCCAATAGTTTGGGGCAGCTGCAGCAGTTGGAAGAGTTGATCGTGAACAACAATAGACTAAGCAGCTTACCTAAGAGCTTGGGAAATTGTCAATCAATACGAAAACTAGAGTTAATCAATAATCAATTGACGACTTTGCCTAGTAGTTTTGGACAGCTTGAAAAACTAGAGGTTTTGCTTTTAAGAGGAAACCGCCTCCAAGTCTTGCCCGATAGTTTGTCTGGGCTCCGCTCGCTAGAATGGTTAGATCTGTCTAACAACAACCGTTTGACCGCTCTTCCTGAAGATATAGGAAGGCTAGATCAGTTAAAAAATCTAGATATTTCTGGAACGGGGATTAAGCAGCTGCCCAAAAGTATAGAAAATTTAGATGCACTGGAGTTTCTAGTTATCCATAAAGGGCAAATTTCAGAGGAAGAGCTAAGGCGGATCCATAAGTCTCTGCCTTTCTTAACGACTTATCTCGTTGAAAAAGAAAATCGACTTTAA
- a CDS encoding DUF1800 domain-containing protein yields the protein MKATEKIKHLHLRAGFGLRPEEWAKKRKEPLNQQIDALFKQTKAQPFRALDFPFPKDPKSLSKKKRRELRKKSRKLRNQVNNQWVERMIRPKKESPLLDKMALFWHGHFACEPKLHHHAEEYLAAIRQHALGNFKDLLLAVSKSTAMILYLNNQQNRKKKPNENFARELMELFTLGRGHYSEQDIKESARAFTGWHCDPLQAQFQFKERQHDAGSKTFMGQTGNFAGEDIINIILQQKRCAEFLAEKLYAFFVNERQPNKKHISALADTIYNSQYDLQTALRFLFSADWFYDPKHLGANIKSPVLLLVQLARILDLRAENELAWLQPQQALGQLLFKPPNVAGWPGGRSWIDHSLLLMRLNLAAAIFEKTNIVFRPKDDPKAAGRGKGFRKLAVRANLAPLNKLCSQEKDILAALSDYLLLQAPKLSAPNFQAYLSLAQTKEEKIKAGSLLLLSTPEFQIC from the coding sequence ATGAAAGCAACAGAAAAAATAAAGCATCTTCATCTTCGGGCGGGCTTTGGCCTGCGGCCCGAAGAATGGGCCAAAAAAAGAAAGGAACCCCTAAACCAACAAATAGACGCCCTTTTCAAACAGACCAAAGCCCAGCCTTTTCGAGCCCTAGATTTCCCCTTTCCTAAAGATCCCAAAAGCCTGAGCAAGAAAAAACGCAGAGAACTGCGCAAAAAGTCGAGAAAACTCCGCAATCAGGTCAATAACCAATGGGTAGAGCGGATGATTCGGCCCAAAAAGGAGAGTCCTTTGCTCGATAAAATGGCCTTGTTCTGGCATGGGCATTTTGCCTGCGAGCCTAAATTGCATCATCATGCAGAGGAGTATTTGGCCGCTATTCGGCAGCATGCCTTGGGTAACTTTAAAGACTTGCTTTTGGCGGTTTCCAAATCTACCGCCATGATTTTGTACCTCAATAATCAGCAAAACCGCAAGAAAAAACCCAATGAAAACTTTGCCCGAGAACTGATGGAGCTCTTCACTTTGGGGCGGGGACATTATAGTGAGCAAGATATTAAGGAATCGGCTAGGGCTTTTACGGGCTGGCATTGCGATCCCTTGCAGGCTCAATTCCAGTTCAAGGAGCGGCAACATGATGCGGGCAGCAAAACCTTTATGGGCCAAACAGGCAATTTTGCTGGGGAGGACATCATCAATATCATTTTGCAGCAAAAGCGCTGCGCCGAATTTCTGGCCGAAAAGCTCTATGCTTTTTTTGTCAATGAGCGACAGCCCAATAAAAAACATATTTCGGCCCTAGCCGATACGATATATAATAGCCAATACGATTTGCAAACCGCTTTGCGCTTTTTGTTTTCGGCCGATTGGTTTTATGATCCTAAGCATTTAGGCGCTAACATTAAGAGCCCCGTCCTTTTGCTGGTCCAATTGGCCCGCATTCTGGACCTTCGGGCAGAAAACGAGCTGGCCTGGCTCCAACCGCAGCAGGCCTTGGGCCAACTGCTCTTCAAACCGCCCAATGTGGCGGGCTGGCCTGGCGGCCGTAGCTGGATCGACCACAGCCTGCTGCTGATGCGCCTCAATTTGGCCGCGGCCATTTTTGAGAAAACGAATATTGTCTTTCGGCCCAAAGACGACCCCAAGGCCGCAGGCCGTGGCAAGGGCTTTCGGAAGCTGGCCGTTAGGGCCAATTTGGCCCCACTAAATAAGCTTTGTAGCCAAGAAAAGGATATCCTGGCCGCATTGAGCGATTATCTGCTTTTGCAGGCGCCCAAGCTATCGGCCCCCAATTTTCAGGCGTATTTGAGCTTGGCCCAAACGAAAGAAGAAAAAATTAAGGCCGGCAGTCTCTTGCTTTTATCTACTCCCGAATTCCAAATTTGCTAA
- a CDS encoding DUF1501 domain-containing protein: protein MLNRRSFLKKSAVVTAGAMLLPAFLKAYQNDWKGKTEFKGRRLIILQLTGGNDGLNTLVPFEDDIYYQKRPRLAIPKQELIKLDELQGWNPAMQPLQALWEEGECLILNAVGYPDPDRSHFRSMDIWQTGSAANEFWSKGWLGRYLEQLPQPKPYTAIELDNQLSLALKGDKMAALAVNNPKQFKRQLNSPIIQALLEQQHAAEHEQLAYLYQTLGETESSANYLMEKAQLYTSSGDYPKTGFGKDLKQIAELISAGCETQVYYASLTGFDTHANQKNKQAQLLGQYAQAVAALRQELRKAGEWENSLIMTFSEFGRRLAENGSGGSDHGTANNLYLMGGGLKKAGIYNAPASLSQLDQGDLIYDIDFRRVYQAILSDWLQADAQAVLGRSLPKLDIF from the coding sequence ATGTTGAATCGAAGAAGTTTTCTAAAAAAATCGGCAGTAGTAACGGCGGGCGCCATGCTGTTGCCGGCTTTTCTCAAGGCCTATCAAAATGATTGGAAGGGCAAGACCGAATTTAAGGGCCGCCGCCTGATTATTCTACAACTGACGGGCGGCAATGATGGCCTCAATACCTTGGTCCCTTTTGAGGACGATATTTATTACCAAAAACGTCCCCGCTTGGCCATTCCCAAGCAGGAGCTCATCAAATTGGATGAGTTGCAGGGCTGGAACCCCGCTATGCAGCCCCTGCAGGCCCTTTGGGAAGAGGGCGAATGCCTAATTTTAAATGCCGTGGGCTATCCCGATCCCGACCGCTCTCATTTTCGGTCCATGGATATTTGGCAGACGGGCTCTGCGGCCAATGAATTTTGGTCCAAAGGCTGGTTGGGCCGCTATTTGGAGCAGTTGCCGCAGCCCAAACCCTATACTGCCATCGAGCTCGACAATCAACTGAGTTTGGCCCTCAAAGGAGATAAAATGGCGGCCTTGGCGGTCAATAATCCCAAGCAGTTCAAACGACAGCTCAATAGTCCCATTATTCAGGCCCTTTTGGAGCAGCAACATGCCGCCGAGCACGAGCAATTGGCCTATTTGTACCAAACTTTAGGCGAAACCGAATCTTCGGCCAACTACCTAATGGAGAAAGCCCAGCTCTATACTTCCTCTGGCGATTATCCCAAAACGGGCTTTGGCAAGGACCTCAAGCAGATCGCTGAGTTGATTTCGGCGGGCTGCGAAACCCAGGTTTATTATGCCAGTCTGACGGGCTTTGACACCCATGCCAACCAAAAAAATAAGCAGGCCCAGCTTTTGGGGCAATATGCTCAGGCGGTGGCGGCTCTTCGCCAAGAGTTGCGCAAAGCAGGGGAGTGGGAAAACAGCCTCATTATGACCTTTTCGGAGTTTGGGCGGCGCTTGGCCGAAAATGGCAGTGGCGGCAGCGATCATGGCACGGCCAACAACCTCTATTTGATGGGCGGCGGGCTCAAAAAGGCGGGCATTTATAATGCGCCGGCTTCCTTAAGCCAACTCGATCAGGGCGATTTGATTTATGATATTGATTTTCGGCGGGTCTATCAGGCCATCCTTTCCGATTGGTTGCAGGCCGATGCCCAGGCGGTTTTAGGCCGCAGTTTGCCCAAGCTAGATATTTTTTAG
- a CDS encoding DUF2158 domain-containing protein, which translates to MAEIGDVVLLKSGGPEMIIKNILTGSGSSREKAALLKGFKKGDITCEFQTEDAKGNTKRKVQTFKAVCLKTPDGKFLAEVGAGGDDDDDDDDDW; encoded by the coding sequence ATGGCTGAAATAGGAGATGTGGTCCTCTTAAAATCTGGAGGCCCAGAAATGATCATTAAAAATATTTTGACGGGTAGTGGAAGTAGCCGAGAAAAGGCCGCTTTGCTCAAGGGATTTAAGAAAGGAGACATCACCTGCGAGTTCCAGACCGAAGATGCCAAAGGGAACACCAAAAGAAAGGTCCAAACCTTTAAGGCCGTTTGCCTCAAAACGCCCGATGGTAAGTTTTTGGCCGAAGTAGGAGCCGGAGGCGATGACGATGACGATGATGACGACGACTGGTAG
- a CDS encoding tRNA1(Val) (adenine(37)-N6)-methyltransferase: MQDFKFKQFVVRQRLAAMKVGTDGTLLGAWAHCSGRRILDIGAGTGLLALMLAQRFAQAQIDAVEINLQAAEEAKKNFAASPWANRLSLYAQGLQSFSAARYDLIVSNPPFYPEAEFSKALDQDRRQARSSLSLSFEELLEHSLALFAPAGQLAIILPTAQALYFHELAQEAGLFLHRRCDFISRLGKAPKRLLLQWGQAPIEKPQQQEIIMRQGPPDYAYADSYRQLLKDFLIIF, translated from the coding sequence ATGCAAGACTTTAAATTTAAGCAATTTGTAGTTCGGCAGCGTTTGGCGGCTATGAAAGTGGGGACCGATGGGACCTTATTAGGGGCTTGGGCGCATTGTTCGGGCCGGCGGATTTTAGACATTGGGGCAGGGACGGGTTTGCTGGCTCTCATGTTGGCCCAGCGTTTTGCTCAGGCTCAAATTGATGCGGTAGAAATCAATTTGCAGGCGGCCGAGGAGGCCAAAAAAAACTTTGCGGCTAGTCCCTGGGCCAACCGCCTCAGCCTGTATGCCCAAGGGCTGCAAAGCTTTAGTGCAGCTCGCTATGATTTGATTGTGAGCAATCCTCCTTTTTATCCAGAAGCAGAATTCTCAAAGGCCCTAGATCAGGATCGCCGACAAGCCCGCTCGAGTTTAAGTCTAAGTTTTGAAGAACTGCTAGAACACAGCCTAGCGCTTTTTGCCCCAGCTGGCCAATTGGCCATTATTTTACCCACTGCCCAAGCCCTTTATTTTCATGAATTGGCCCAAGAGGCCGGCTTATTTTTGCATCGCCGCTGCGATTTTATCAGCCGCTTGGGCAAGGCGCCCAAGCGCCTGCTTTTGCAATGGGGGCAAGCGCCCATAGAAAAGCCCCAACAGCAAGAAATTATCATGCGTCAGGGCCCACCAGATTATGCCTATGCCGATAGCTATCGGCAGCTATTAAAAGACTTCTTGATTATTTTTTAA
- a CDS encoding DUF6435 family protein codes for MFSFFKKDPIKKLEKQYEELMREARDIQRSGDLRLYAEKIAAAEALQLKIEALRAKS; via the coding sequence ATGTTTTCCTTTTTCAAAAAAGACCCCATCAAAAAACTCGAAAAGCAATATGAGGAATTGATGAGAGAAGCCAGAGATATCCAACGATCTGGAGATTTGCGCCTCTATGCCGAGAAAATTGCCGCTGCCGAAGCGCTGCAACTAAAAATTGAGGCCTTGAGGGCCAAATCCTAG
- a CDS encoding sporulation protein: protein MSTPNLLPLMAEILERYPRLIVPGLGAFEWQYQSASLENKGQLLLPPNYSLVFNPDLREDPLQLLENKLVQKEFLAATEAQKTIEQFVAQQAPLPIMAKEGLLPTLEATFKEQAVLAQNHYPEINCQPILRKKSYLEKGVILEGRKKKTAKRWYAMAALGLLLATGLATAPWWGPQPEANTTPMPSILPLVTEQQETYFGLIQMQRQQLKNEMASQALAEAEAQGQMGIALEENIAEEQTSPWQKNSAGSLSSPLAQEEKEEEVVAEKTAKEFQEEISPKHLDQKIVVIGVFKEDFNTERNKAQLEAMGYKVQVKKLYTGLDRVAALLPAHPHSRFEQELSRIRQEVIAQAWVAEE from the coding sequence ATGTCTACCCCCAATCTGCTCCCCCTAATGGCCGAAATCTTGGAGCGCTACCCCCGCCTGATTGTTCCAGGCCTAGGCGCCTTTGAGTGGCAATACCAATCGGCAAGTTTAGAAAATAAGGGCCAGCTTTTACTGCCCCCTAACTATAGCCTGGTCTTTAATCCCGACCTCAGAGAGGATCCTCTGCAGCTATTAGAAAATAAATTGGTCCAAAAAGAGTTTTTAGCCGCTACTGAGGCCCAAAAAACAATTGAGCAGTTTGTGGCCCAACAAGCCCCCCTGCCCATTATGGCCAAGGAAGGCCTGCTCCCTACACTAGAAGCGACCTTTAAGGAGCAAGCCGTTTTGGCCCAAAATCATTATCCCGAAATTAACTGCCAACCCATTTTACGCAAAAAATCTTACCTAGAAAAAGGCGTAATCTTAGAGGGGCGCAAAAAGAAAACCGCAAAACGCTGGTATGCCATGGCCGCTTTGGGCCTACTTTTAGCCACTGGCCTAGCTACGGCCCCTTGGTGGGGCCCACAACCAGAAGCCAATACGACGCCCATGCCGTCTATTTTGCCGCTGGTCACAGAACAACAAGAAACTTATTTTGGCCTTATTCAGATGCAACGCCAACAACTGAAAAATGAAATGGCCAGCCAAGCATTAGCCGAGGCAGAGGCCCAAGGACAAATGGGCATTGCCCTAGAAGAAAACATCGCCGAAGAACAGACTTCTCCCTGGCAAAAGAATTCGGCTGGAAGCTTGAGTAGCCCCCTGGCCCAAGAAGAAAAAGAGGAGGAAGTTGTGGCCGAAAAAACAGCCAAGGAATTTCAAGAAGAAATCTCGCCTAAACATTTGGACCAAAAAATTGTGGTCATTGGCGTCTTTAAAGAAGACTTTAATACAGAACGGAATAAGGCCCAATTAGAAGCTATGGGCTATAAGGTACAGGTCAAAAAACTCTATACTGGCCTCGACCGTGTAGCGGCTCTGCTTCCCGCTCATCCGCATAGCCGCTTTGAGCAAGAGCTAAGCCGCATCCGCCAAGAGGTTATTGCTCAGGCTTGGGTGGCCGAGGAATAA